ATGGAGGATGTCGAATTTGTCCGCCGTCTGGGAAGGGCGCGACTGCGCCTGCTTGATGTGCCCCTGGCGACGTCGGCGGAACGGTATGAACGGGACGGCTATTGGCGACGGTCGTTGCGCAATTCTCTTTGTCTCACCCTTTATTTTCTCGGCCTGCCTTCCCGGCAGCTTCGCCGCCTCTACGGATGAGGCGCCAAGGCCACCTGGTTCTTTTCGCGAAGGCACCGCGCCTGGGCCGGGTCAAGCGACGCCTTGCCCGCCAGATTGGCAGCGTGGCGGCGTTGCGCTTTCATCGTCAGACGGCGGCGGCCATGCTTAAAAAACTTTCCCATCCCCATTGGCGGCTCTCGCTTTTTCTGACGCCTGATGATGCCGGGGGGGTTGGTTGCGTCTGGCCGCAGGCCAAACCGGCGCGCCGGATGGGCCAGGGCCTTGGCGATCTTGGCCAGCGCATGGCGCGGGTTTTTCAAAATTTGCCGCCCGGGCCTGTTGTGCTGATCGGTTCGGACATTCCAGACATCACGCCCGACGATATCCGCGACGCCTTTCGCGCCCTTGAAGATCACGATGCCGTCTTTGGCCCGTCTCCCGATGGGGGGTACTGGCTCGTCGGGTTTCGCCGTCGCGTTCTTCCCTTTCATCCTTTTCAGGGGGTGCGCTGGTCCTCGCCCCATGCGCTTGCGGACACGCTTTGCAATCTCACCCATCTTCGCGTCGCGCATCTTGCAAGCCGCGAGGATGTCGATACGGGGGCGGAATATCGCCGTTGGCAGCAACGCCAGAAATTGAAAGCTAGCGTTCCTGAAGGCGGGGCATGATCTCGACGAAGTTGCAGGGACGATAACGGCTATCCAGCTGCCAGCGTAAAATGCCCTCCCAGCCATCTTTGCAGGCGCCCGGCGAACCGGGAAGCGCGAACAGAAAAGTGCCGCCGGCAACGCCGCCCGTGGCGCGCGACTGAATGGTCGAGGTGCCGATTTTATCAAAACTAAGCGCGCGAAAAAGTTCGCCAAAGCCTTCAATCTCTTTCTCATAGACTGCGCGAAAGGCCTCCGGCGTTACGTCGCGTCCCGTAAGCCCGGTGCCACCTGTAGCGATGACGCAATCCACCAAAGGGTCTGCGATCCACGTCCTCAGCTGGGCAACGATCTCTGCGACGTCGTCGTGCACAATGGCGCGCTGGACCAGTTTGTGACCGGCCCTGGTTGCGGATTCGGCAAGCACATTGCCGGATTTGTCATCTGCTTCATTGCGCGAATCCGAGACTGTCAGGACAGCGATGTTAACGGGAATAAAAGCCCGTGATTCGTCAATTGCCATATTCAGCCACCTCGTTGCCATCCTTCAGATTGTCCAGCGCAACATAGCTTGGCCATGCGCCGCCAAGGATCGCATCAAGCGACGGCGCCGATTGCTGCAACCGGTTGCGATAGACCCAGAGATTGCGAAAAACCCGTTTCACGAAAATGCGCGTTTCCCTGGAAGGAAGGCTTTCAATAAAAAGAAGCGCGTCATTGTCCTTGGGCATCCTTTTCTGCCAACGCGTCACGCGGCCAAGGCCGGCATTGTAGGATGCCGTCAACAGGAACAGATTGCCCCGTACCCTTTTGTTGCTGAGAAGGTGCAGGATGAATTTTTGCCCGATCGAAAGATTCAGTTCCGGCTGGTAAAGGTTTTTGCGGTGGACGCCGGAAAAGGGTCGTCCGCGAACCATCAGATTGGCCGTGCGCGGCATCAGTTGCATAAGGCCATGGGCACCGGCCGGACTTTTCGCCCGGACGTTGAACGTGGATTCCTGATGCATGATTGCGTAGAGAAGCGCGCGATCGACCGCGTAGCCTTCCTTCGGTATCCATGGCGGGATCGGATAGGCCGCACCGGGGTGGCCTTCGCCGTTGCTCAGCAGACCGGAAAGGCGGAGGGAAAGCGAAGGCAGGCGGAACCGGGCGGCAAGTGCCAGAACCGGGCGGGCAAGCTCCGGCTTGGCGGCAACGGCGCGAAGTTCGCGTGCTGCCCGATAGGTCTGGTCGATCTCAATCAGGGCAATGGCCCGGACGCCGCGCGTCGTTGCTTCAATGCGACCCACATCTTCG
This DNA window, taken from Rhodospirillaceae bacterium, encodes the following:
- the moaB gene encoding molybdenum cofactor biosynthesis protein B, with translation MAIDESRAFIPVNIAVLTVSDSRNEADDKSGNVLAESATRAGHKLVQRAIVHDDVAEIVAQLRTWIADPLVDCVIATGGTGLTGRDVTPEAFRAVYEKEIEGFGELFRALSFDKIGTSTIQSRATGGVAGGTFLFALPGSPGACKDGWEGILRWQLDSRYRPCNFVEIMPRLQER